A window of Deinococcus grandis contains these coding sequences:
- a CDS encoding PDDEXK nuclease domain-containing protein produces the protein MASDLTLPDDYAALLGDLKGRIRSAQTRAALAVNRELVLLYWHIGHSILTRQAQEGWGAKVVDQLARDLKAEFPDLKGFSPRNLKYMRAFAAAWPDPEFVQQLAAQLPWFHNVALLDKLKDPAQREWYARAAIQHGWSRNVLIHQMDTRLIDRQGQATTNFDRALPAPTSELAQQLLKDPYTFDFLSLHDEALERDLERGLLAHLRDFMLELGVGFAFVGSQYHLEVGGEDFYLDLLFYHLKLRCYVVIDLKIGEFKPEYVGKMNFYLSAADDLLRHEQDAPTIGLLLCRTKNKVIAEYALRDMDKPLGVSTYVIAESLPKQFEGQLPSVEALESKLGNSKVVQNDE, from the coding sequence ATGGCGAGTGACCTGACCCTCCCCGACGATTACGCGGCGCTGCTCGGGGACCTGAAAGGCCGCATCCGCAGCGCGCAGACGCGGGCGGCGCTGGCCGTCAACCGGGAACTGGTGCTGCTGTACTGGCACATCGGGCACAGCATCCTCACGCGGCAGGCCCAGGAAGGGTGGGGCGCGAAAGTCGTCGACCAGCTCGCCCGGGACCTGAAAGCCGAGTTCCCCGACCTGAAAGGCTTCAGCCCTCGGAACCTGAAGTACATGCGGGCCTTCGCGGCAGCCTGGCCGGACCCTGAATTTGTGCAGCAGCTTGCTGCACAATTGCCCTGGTTCCACAACGTCGCCCTGCTCGACAAACTCAAAGACCCGGCGCAGCGGGAATGGTACGCCCGCGCCGCCATCCAGCACGGCTGGAGCCGCAACGTCCTGATCCACCAGATGGACACCCGCCTGATCGACCGCCAGGGGCAGGCCACCACCAACTTCGACCGTGCGCTCCCTGCGCCCACGTCGGAACTGGCGCAGCAGCTCCTGAAAGACCCATACACCTTCGACTTCCTGAGCCTGCACGACGAGGCACTGGAACGCGACCTGGAACGGGGCCTGCTGGCGCACCTGCGGGACTTCATGCTGGAACTCGGCGTGGGCTTCGCGTTCGTGGGCAGCCAGTACCACCTGGAAGTCGGCGGGGAGGACTTCTACCTGGACCTGCTCTTCTACCACCTGAAGCTGCGCTGCTACGTGGTGATCGACCTGAAGATCGGGGAGTTCAAGCCCGAGTACGTCGGCAAGATGAACTTCTACCTGAGTGCCGCCGACGACCTGCTGCGGCACGAGCAGGACGCGCCGACCATCGGGCTGCTGCTGTGCCGGACGAAGAACAAGGTGATCGCCGAGTACGCCCTGCGCGACATGGACAAGCCGCTGGGCGTGAGCACCTACGTAATTGCGGAGAGTCTGCCGAAGCAATTTGAAGGTCAATTGCCGAGTGTAGAGGCCCTTGAATCTAAGCTTGGAAATTCGAAGGTTGTGCAAAATGACGAGTGA
- a CDS encoding class I SAM-dependent DNA methyltransferase: MTRGTKRAARAPSAPPRIEEVLWNTADQLRGHMDAAEYKHVVLGLVFLKYISDAFTTLYDKLKAEEGEETAEDRDEYLAEGVFWVPREARWDTLKDHAREATIGSLVDKAMAALEKENAKQLGGMLPTGYARPSLPHRVIGGLIDEISKYGTGGTVTEQSDLFSDQPALKAETDLLGKVYQYMLGRFAAAEGKLGGEFYTPDSVVQTMVEMVAPYKGRVYDPACGSGGMFVQSEKFVEAHKGRIGDIAVYGQESNYTTWKLARMNLAIRRIDADLGKENADTFHQDLHPDLRADYVLANPPFNISNWGGERLQSDPRWRYGAPPVGNANYAWLQHILYHLAPSGTAGVVLANGSLSSGQSGEGEIRKRMLAADKVDCIVAMPGQLFYTTQIPVSLWILANNKQSGTGQEGRPLRDRSGQVLFIDARELGYMRTRTERDLTDEDRARIVQAYHNWRGDGDGEYEDVPGFCKSATIDDLEKNGWVLTPGRYVGAAPREEDSEPFAEKMTRLSGELRAQFAESDRLQAVIKANLDRLGYGE, translated from the coding sequence ATGACCCGAGGGACCAAACGAGCGGCCCGCGCCCCCAGCGCCCCGCCCCGGATTGAAGAAGTGCTGTGGAACACCGCCGACCAGCTGCGCGGCCACATGGACGCCGCCGAGTACAAGCACGTTGTGCTCGGCCTGGTGTTCCTGAAGTACATCAGCGACGCCTTCACCACCTTGTACGACAAGCTCAAGGCTGAAGAGGGTGAGGAGACCGCCGAGGACCGCGACGAGTACCTTGCCGAGGGTGTGTTCTGGGTGCCGCGTGAGGCCCGCTGGGATACCCTGAAGGACCACGCGCGCGAGGCGACCATCGGCAGCCTGGTCGACAAAGCCATGGCGGCGCTTGAGAAGGAGAACGCTAAGCAGCTCGGCGGGATGCTCCCCACCGGGTACGCCCGCCCCAGCCTCCCGCACCGCGTGATCGGCGGGCTGATCGACGAGATCAGCAAGTACGGCACGGGCGGCACCGTCACCGAGCAGAGCGACCTGTTCAGCGACCAGCCCGCCCTGAAAGCCGAGACGGACCTGCTGGGCAAGGTGTACCAGTACATGCTGGGCCGCTTCGCCGCCGCGGAAGGCAAACTCGGGGGGGAGTTCTACACACCGGACAGCGTCGTGCAGACCATGGTGGAGATGGTCGCCCCGTACAAGGGCCGCGTGTACGACCCGGCCTGCGGGTCGGGCGGGATGTTCGTGCAGAGCGAGAAGTTCGTCGAGGCGCACAAGGGCCGGATCGGGGACATCGCCGTGTACGGTCAGGAGAGCAACTACACCACCTGGAAGCTCGCGCGGATGAACCTCGCGATCCGCCGCATCGACGCGGACCTCGGCAAAGAAAACGCCGACACCTTCCACCAGGACCTCCATCCGGACCTGCGCGCCGATTACGTTCTGGCCAACCCGCCCTTCAACATCAGCAACTGGGGTGGGGAGCGCCTGCAGAGCGACCCCCGCTGGCGCTACGGCGCGCCCCCGGTGGGGAACGCGAACTACGCGTGGCTGCAGCACATCCTGTACCACCTCGCGCCCAGCGGCACGGCGGGCGTGGTGCTCGCCAACGGTTCGCTGAGCAGCGGTCAGAGTGGGGAAGGGGAGATCCGCAAGCGGATGCTCGCGGCGGACAAGGTGGACTGCATCGTGGCCATGCCGGGGCAGCTGTTCTACACCACGCAGATTCCCGTGAGCCTGTGGATCCTCGCGAACAACAAGCAGAGCGGCACCGGACAGGAAGGCCGCCCCCTGCGGGACCGCAGCGGGCAGGTGCTGTTCATCGACGCGCGTGAACTCGGGTACATGCGCACCCGCACCGAACGCGACCTGACGGACGAGGACCGCGCCCGCATCGTCCAGGCGTACCACAACTGGCGCGGCGACGGCGACGGGGAGTACGAGGACGTGCCCGGCTTCTGCAAGTCCGCCACCATCGACGACCTGGAGAAGAACGGCTGGGTGCTCACGCCCGGCCGCTACGTGGGCGCCGCGCCCAGGGAAGAGGACAGCGAACCCTTCGCGGAAAAAATGACGCGCCTGAGTGGGGAGCTGCGTGCCCAGTTCGCCGAGAGTGACCGCCTGCAGGCCGTCATCAAGGCGAACCTGGACAGGCTCGGCTATGGCGAGTGA